Below is a genomic region from Candidatus Ozemobacteraceae bacterium.
ATGCGCGCGGATCTGGTCGACGGCCGCCCGCCAGATGAGATATCGTTCGTTATGGAATACTTCGAACCACAGCGACGTGTCGAAGAGCTTGTAGATGCACAGCAGGCCGATAACCAGGGCGGGGACGAGCGTCCGACGCGTGCACGCGTCGGCGAACCGGCGGCGGTGCAGGAGGAGGGCGGTCAGGAGAAACACCAGGATCGCGGCCCTTCCGCCGCTGGCCAGGAGGATGCCGAGATAGGCGATACAGGCGGCGGCGCGCGCCACCCGGCGGGCCGGAGCGGGGATCAGGTCCCACTCGGCGGGGCGGATGATGAATGTCAGCATGCCGAGGGCGTAGGCAGCCAGAAGGTTCGGATGCAGCCCGCCGGCGAAAACGCGTTTCTGCATCGCCGTCCACAGATCGGCCTCGCCGAGCATCATGCCGAACGCGGCCAGGACGATGGGAAACCCGGCGAGAACGAGCGCCTGCATCAACCGGTCGCCGGCGGCGGCGGCCGTGCCAGGCGCGAGAAAGAAGATCGTCAGGCTCGCCAGCGCGAGAAGCATCACCGCGGTGTTGCTTCCCGGGCCGCCCGCATGCGCGATCGCAAGAAAGCCCAGCGCCCCGGCCAGAAGGGCCGCGGGCAACCACCGTATCGCGGGAAGCCGGCCGTTTGCGATGCGGCTCATGCCGGCGGTGACGAGGAGCAGGTCGAGGGCGGCGGCATCGAGGCCGAAACTCATGCCCAGGCCGATGGGACGGCACATACCGGCATCGAAGGTCAGGCCGAGGTGATACCCGGCCAGCAGCATCCGCTGTTCATCGGTTTCGGCAAGCGCGAGACAGGCTCCCCATGCAGCCCAGCTGATCGACACCAGCGCCTGGAACGCCTCGAACTCCCCCATCGCGGCAAGATGCAGGTGGCGCGACAACGTGATCCACAGCAGGTTTTCAGCGAACGACCGGCCCCGCCACGAGGCGATCCCGACGCACGCAGCCATCCAGGCGAGATCGATTGCGGGAAGTCCGAGCAGATCGCCTCGCCAGGGAAACTCGTACAGATACACCCAGCAGGCGGTCACGGCCAGGAGAATGAAGTTCCAGACGCCGCGAAGAGTCCGAAAACGCTCTTCGATTCCGATTTCCCGCCCCGCCGCCGGAGTGTCCATGGCGGGTAAAATACCATGGCGACGGGGTTTTCCGCCACGTCCAGCACTTGATTTCTCAGGCTTCGACGTGGTACGCTCGCCCTCGGTATTGAGTCCTGCAGAGTGAAAACCACCCGTTCGCCCTGAGCTTGTCGAAGCCTGTCCTGAGCCTGCCGAAGGGGGCGAAAGCCTCTCGTGCTTCGACAGGCTCAGCACGAACGGGAACGTGAAATCGACTTTTGTCATGCAGGAATCAATAGGTATCCTGCAAACTCCACAAAGTGAGTGCCGACTGATGTTTCGAAATGCGCTTGTAGTCGGGGGGGCCGGGTTCGTCGGTTCGAATCTCGCCATCACCCTCAAACAGAACGTTCCGGCAGGGAATGTCCAGGCATTCGACAACCTCCATCGCCGCGGCAGCGAGCTGACCCTCAAACGTCTGCGCGAGGCGGGGGTCGCCTTCGTGCACGGCGACATCCGCATTTCCGAGGATTTTGCGTGTTTCGGCGATCTCGACCTGATCATCGACTGTTCGGCCGAGCCGTCGGTCCTGGCCGGCATCGGCGGCGACCCGTCGTATGTCATCCAGACGAACCTGTTCGGGACCTTTCACATACTCGAACTCGCCCGTCGGAAGAACGCGCGGCTCGTGTTCCTTTCCACCAGCCGCGTCTACCCCGTCAGGCATCTTCTGAACATCCCTCTGCAGCAGACAGTCGGCCGATTCGTCCTGGGCAGCCCCCTCCCCCGCGGCCTCACGCCGGAGGGCATCACCGAGGAGTTCCCGCTGGACGGCCCCCGGACGCTCTACGGGGCGAGCAAGTTGGCCAGCGAACTGTTAATCCAGGAATATATCGAGACCTATGGATTGAAAGCGGTCATCAACCGCTGCGGCATCATTACGGGGCCCTGGCAGATGGGCAAGGTCGACCAGGGCGTCGTCGCCCTGTGGGTCGCGCATCACGTGTTCAAGCGGCCGCTGAAGACGATCGGCTTCGGCGGCCAGGGGCTGCAGGTCCGCGACGCAATCCATGTGGACGATCTGGCAGACCTTCTCGGGATCCAGCTTTCGAACATCGACAAGGCGAGCGGCACCTGCTTCAACGTGGGCGGGGGCCACGCCGTCTCGTTCTCGCTCGCCGAACTGACCGCGCTCTGCGAGGAAGTTACCGGCAACCGGGTTCCGATGGAATCCGTGGCCGAGACGCGCCCGGGCGACGTTCCCTACTACGTGACGGATGCATCCCTCGTCAGTCGCACGTTCGGCTGGAAGCCGAAACGCGACATGCGTGCCATCGTGGCGGAGATCGCCTCCTGGATCGAGAGCCACCGCGACGAGCTGAAGGACATTCTTTGATTTCCGTGGACTGCCACGGGGAGGAACCATGAAGATAGCGATTGTCACAGGATCGGCAGGATTGATCGGGGCGGAAGCCAGCCGTTTTTTCCATAGCAAGGGCTATACCATATTCGGCATCGACAACGACATGCGGAAGGAGTTTTTCGGCGACGAGGCCTCGACGCGCTGGATGCGCCTCGACCTCGAGCAGTCGCTGAAGAACTACAGGCATTTCGAGATCGACATCCGAGACGAAGCGGCGCTCGGCAACGCGTTCCGCGAGGCCGGTTCCGACCTCGCCCTCATCATCCACTGCGCCTCGCAGCCGTCCCACGACTGGGCGGCGAAGGCGCCGCACGTGGATTTCACCGTGAATGCGAACGGCACGCTGAACCTGCTCGAACTGACCCGCCAGACCGCCCCGGAAGCACCGTTCATCTTCACCTCGACGAACAAGGTATACGGCGACACGCCGAACCGGCTTCCGCTCGTCGAGAAAGAGACCCGGTGGGAAGTCGACACCGCCCACCCCTTTTTCGAGCACGGCATCGATGAGTCGATGTCGATCGACCAGAGCCTGCACAGCCTCTTCGGCGCCTCGAAGGTCGCGGCGGACGTGCTGGTGCAGGAATACGGCCGCTATTTCCGGATGAAGACCGTCTGTTTCCGCGGCGGCTGCCTGACCGGCCCCGGCCATTCGGGAACCCAGCTGCACGGGTTCCTGGCCTACCTGATGAAGTGCGCCATCACGAAGACGCCGTACAAGGTGTTCGGATACAAGGGCAAGCAGGTGCGCGACAACATCCACAGCCACGATCTCGTGGAGGCGTTCTGGCAGTTCACGCAGAAGCCCCGCATGGGCGAGGTTTACAATATGGGCGGCTCGCGGCACAGCCACTGCTCGATGGTCGAAGCCATCAAAAAATGCGAAAATATCACTGGAAATACAATGATCACCGAATATGTCGAGAGCAATCGCATCGGCGATCACATCTGGTATGTGAGCGACGTCCGCCGGTTCCAGGAACATTATCCCGACTGGAAATACCAGTATGACATCGACGAACTGCTGAAGGACATCTACAGGGGGCTCGTCGAGCGCCGCTGATCGGAAGGAGTCTGCCATGCGAGTCCTGCTTGCCAATCCCCCGTGGGAAAAACCGGGTCACTACTACGTCCGGGCGGGCTCGCGCTGGCCGCACTTCGAGCGGAACGGCACGCGCTACATGCCGTTCCCGTTCTTCATGGGATACGCGGCCGCGGTGCTGATCGAGGCCGGATTCGAGCCTGCGGTCATCGACGCGTGCGGCGAACGGCTGACGACGCCGGAGTTTTTCCGCAGGGCCGAAGCCGCCCGCCCCGAACTCGTCGTCGTGGAGACATCAACGCCGTCGTTCGAGAACGACCGCGGCATCCTGCGCGAACTGAAGCAGCGGCTGCCCGGCTGCCGCATCGCCGTGACGGGCGCCTGGCAGGACCCCGATGCCCGCAGCTACCTCTCTCTCGCCCCCGAGGCTGATTTTTTCCTGGCGGGTGAATACGAAGAAACGCTGCTGGAACTGGTTCGGGCTCTGTCGGACAACCGCAGTCTGCGTGACATCCGGTCGCTTGAATTCCGGGACGGGCCCGACGTCGTCAGGAATCCGTTCCGCCCTCTTCGGGAGCGGATCGACGAGCTCCCCTTCCCCGCGCGGCATCTCTTCAACATGAACGTCTACGAGGACCTCACCGGCTGTCTCCCGGCGCCCTCCCTGCAGATGTGGGGCTCGCGCGGCTGCCCGTTCGGCTGTGTCTTCTGCGTCTGGCCGCAGATCATGTACCGCACCCGGAACTACCGGTTCCGCTCGCCGGAAAAGATCGTCGATGAAATAGAATTCGAGCTGAAGCGGTTTCCCTACAAGTCGTTCTATTTCGATGACGATACCTTCAACATCGGCAAGGAACGCATGCTGGCGCTGTGCGACGAGCTGAAACGGCG
It encodes:
- a CDS encoding NAD-dependent epimerase/dehydratase family protein encodes the protein MKIAIVTGSAGLIGAEASRFFHSKGYTIFGIDNDMRKEFFGDEASTRWMRLDLEQSLKNYRHFEIDIRDEAALGNAFREAGSDLALIIHCASQPSHDWAAKAPHVDFTVNANGTLNLLELTRQTAPEAPFIFTSTNKVYGDTPNRLPLVEKETRWEVDTAHPFFEHGIDESMSIDQSLHSLFGASKVAADVLVQEYGRYFRMKTVCFRGGCLTGPGHSGTQLHGFLAYLMKCAITKTPYKVFGYKGKQVRDNIHSHDLVEAFWQFTQKPRMGEVYNMGGSRHSHCSMVEAIKKCENITGNTMITEYVESNRIGDHIWYVSDVRRFQEHYPDWKYQYDIDELLKDIYRGLVERR
- a CDS encoding radical SAM protein; protein product: MRVLLANPPWEKPGHYYVRAGSRWPHFERNGTRYMPFPFFMGYAAAVLIEAGFEPAVIDACGERLTTPEFFRRAEAARPELVVVETSTPSFENDRGILRELKQRLPGCRIAVTGAWQDPDARSYLSLAPEADFFLAGEYEETLLELVRALSDNRSLRDIRSLEFRDGPDVVRNPFRPLRERIDELPFPARHLFNMNVYEDLTGCLPAPSLQMWGSRGCPFGCVFCVWPQIMYRTRNYRFRSPEKIVDEIEFELKRFPYKSFYFDDDTFNIGKERMLALCDELKRRGINLPWGMMARADTSDEETLSRMREAGLTAAKFGMESANQELVDHAKKSLNIDTALRNIRFAKSLGIKVHLTFTFGLPGETKETIKKTVDTVLDLDPASVQFSILTPFPGCDLFKTLREQGRLTSNDFSKFDGYTSAVFKSDTLSSASLEKACAYAERRWRKHQLQRQIFSNPLEILRKVALKPAKAVSIFLDMFRRK
- a CDS encoding NAD-dependent epimerase/dehydratase family protein gives rise to the protein MFRNALVVGGAGFVGSNLAITLKQNVPAGNVQAFDNLHRRGSELTLKRLREAGVAFVHGDIRISEDFACFGDLDLIIDCSAEPSVLAGIGGDPSYVIQTNLFGTFHILELARRKNARLVFLSTSRVYPVRHLLNIPLQQTVGRFVLGSPLPRGLTPEGITEEFPLDGPRTLYGASKLASELLIQEYIETYGLKAVINRCGIITGPWQMGKVDQGVVALWVAHHVFKRPLKTIGFGGQGLQVRDAIHVDDLADLLGIQLSNIDKASGTCFNVGGGHAVSFSLAELTALCEEVTGNRVPMESVAETRPGDVPYYVTDASLVSRTFGWKPKRDMRAIVAEIASWIESHRDELKDIL